The Pempheris klunzingeri isolate RE-2024b chromosome 1, fPemKlu1.hap1, whole genome shotgun sequence genome includes a region encoding these proteins:
- the eprs1 gene encoding bifunctional glutamate/proline--tRNA ligase isoform X2: MALNLTINASNPPLGALLAAEHVKSSVQVSVEEGKDTRLHVSDAIQFSDANSISRYLARVAPALGLYGANMMEQTEVDHWLEFSARRLCGQSGLTSALGELDKALSLRTFLVGHAITLADLSVWAALKGHGGWPSQGKSFSHVNRWFSFLSSQVPFTAVGNKYASKKAPMSKSNSDEKKQDVGKFVDLPGAEMGKVVVRFPPEASGYLHIGHAKAALLNQHYQVTFKGKLIMRFDDTNPEKEKEDFEKVILEDLSMLQIHPDQFTYTSDHFPIIMKFADQLLAEGKAYIDDTPPEQMKQEREQRAESKCRNNTVEQNTKMWAEMKAGTEYGQTCCMRAKLDMSSNNGCLRDPTLYRCKNTPHPRTGKTYKVYPTYDFACPIVDSLEGVTHALRTTEYHDRDEQFYWIINALRLRKPYIWEYARLNLNNTVLSKRKLTWFVDQGYVDGWDDPRFPTVRGVLRRGMTVEGLKQFIAAQGGSRSVVNMEWDKIWAFNKKVIDPVAPRYTALSSSYAVPVSVPEAAEETKDVAKHPKNTEVGMKKVWYGPRVLIEGADAETISEGETVTFINWGNLIITKINKGADGKVVSMQARLNLENTDYKKTAKITWLADTNSAPLLPTICVNYQPLISKAIITKDDDFKDYINKSSKLEEKMFGDPCLKSLKKGDIIQLQRRGFYICDQPYEPVSPNSCKESPCVLLYIPDGHVKEMPTSGSKDKSKSQTSSNKSATPAKAASTSAPAPAPASTSAGDLFSSIVAQGEIVRQLKTAKAPKDEVDKAVQQLLSLKAQFKQQTGTDYKPGMAPPTSTPAPPAPSTDPTSCPFTRVSQQGELVRKLKAEKAPKDQVDAAVKQLLVLKAEYKQITGQEYKPGAAPAQAAPVPAPAKAAPVPAPAQNSPSPAPAASGLYERVAEQGEVVRKLKASKASKDEVDAAVKQLLAVKAEYKQQTGQDYKPGLQVPASPAQTQSTSSPETQKLFSEVAQQGELVRKLKSEKAPKDQVDEAVKRLLDLKTKYKALTGEDYKPVAAAGATGGEDKNRKERENKSEKQGAGGAGGGKKGKGDKGGQGKEASGGAGGAGEGQGPKKQTRLGLEAKKEENLADWYSQVITKSEMIEYYDVSGCYVLRPWSYSIWETIKDFFDREIKKLGVENCYFPMFVSQAALEKEKSHIEDFAPEVAWVTRSGKTELAEPIAVRPTSETVMYPAYAKWVQSHRDLPIKLNQWCNVVRWEFKHPQPFLRTREFLWQEGHTAFATKEEAAEEVLQILDLYARVYEELMAIPVVKGRKTEKEKFAGGDYTTTVEAFVSASGRAIQGATSHHLGQNFSKMFEIVFEDPKRPGEKQLAFQNSWGLTTRTIGVLTMVHGDNMGLVLPPRVACLQVVIIPCGITVSLPEQEKEAVLTQCSKYLSRLVDAGIRVKTDVRDNYSPGWKFNHWELKGVPIRLEVGPKDMQQRQCVAVRRDSGAKMTIPEADVEKKLLAILEDIQSSLFKKASEDLKSNMVACDTMEQFQKNLDQGKIAQIPFCGGIECEDWIKKTTAKDQDLEPGAPSMGAKSLCIPFSPLKTLQPGQMCISGKEPAQYYTLFGRSY; encoded by the exons ATGGCGTTAAATCTCACCATCAACGCAAGCAACCCGCCTTTAG GGGCGCTTCTGGCAGCAGAGCACGTGAAGAGCAGCGTGCAGGTATCAGTGGAGGAAGGCAAAGACACCCGGCTTCATGTCTCAGA TGCGATCCAGTTCAGTGATGCCAACTCCATCAGTCGATATTTGGCTCGGGTGGCTCCTGCTCTCGGTCTCTACGGAGCCAACATGATGGAGCAGACTGag GTCGACCACTGGCTGGAGTTCAGTGCTCGGCGTCTGTGTGGTCAGTCCGGTTTGACTTCTGCACTGGGTGAACTAGATAAGGCCCTTTCCCTGCGGACCTTCCTGGTTGGCCATGCCATCACTCTGGCTGACCTTTCTGTCTGGGCTGCCCTCAAAG GTCACGGAGGATGGCCAAGCCAGGGAAAATCCTTCTCCCATGTCAATCGCTGGTTTTCTTTCCTGAGCTCACAGGTTCCCTTCACTGCTGTGGGCAACAAATATGCCAGTAAGAAGGCGCCAATGAGCAAATCCAAC TCGGACGAGAAGAAGCAGGATGTTGGCAAGTTTGTGGATTTGCCAGGAGCTGAGATGGGCAAAGTGGTGGTTCGATTCCCCCCTGAGGCCAGCGG ATACCTGCACATCGGCCATGCCAAGGCTGCTCTGCTCAACCAGCACTACCAGGTCACATTTAAGGGCAAGCTCATCATGCGCTTTGACGACACCAACCccgagaaggagaaggaggacttTGAGAAG gTCATTCTGGAAGATCTTTCCATGCTCCAGATCCATCCAGACCAGTTCACCTACACCAGCGACCATTTTCCCATCATAATGAAATTTGCTGATCAGCTGCTTGCCGAGGGCAAGGCCTACATCGACGACACGCCTCCTGAGCAGATGaagcaggagagggagcagcGCGCAGAGTCCAAATGCAGAAACAACA cGGTGGAACAGAACACGAAGATGTGGGCGGAGATGAAAGCTGGGACAGAGTACGGTCAGACCTGCTGCATGAGAGCCAAGCTTGACATGAGCTCCAACAACGGCTGCTTGAGAGACCCCACCCTCTACCGCTGCAAGAACACCCCCCACCCTCGCACTGGAAAAACCTACAA aGTCTACCCAACATACGACTTTGCCTGTCCCATTGTGGACAGTTTGGAGGGTGTGACCCATGCTCTCAGGACAACTGAGTACCACGACCGCGACGAGCAGTTCTACTGGATAATTAACGCCCTGCGCCTCAGGAAGCCTTACATCTGGGAGTACGCCCGACTCAACCTCAACAACACAGTGCTGTCCAAGAGGAAGCTCACCTGGTTTGTCGACCAGGGATACGTTGACGGATG GGACGACCCTCGCTTCCCCACTGTCAGAGGGGTCCTGAGGAGAGGAATGACCGTTGAGGGTCTGAAACAGTTCATAGCAGCCCAG GGTGGATCAAGGTCGGTGGTGAACATGGAGTGGGACAAGATCTGGGCCTTCAATAAGAAG gTTATTGATCCCGTAGCTCCCAGGTACACGGCTCTGTCCAGCTCCTACGCGGTGCCTGTTTCTGTcccagaggctgcagaggagaccAAGGATGTGGCCAAACACCCCAAG AACACAGAGGTGGGCATGAAGAAGGTTTGGTATGGACCTCGAGTTCTGATTGAAGGCGCTGATGCTGAGACGATCTCAGAGGGAGAGACTGTCACCTTCATCAACTGGGGCAACCTCATCATCACCAAGATAAACAA AGGAGCTGATGGTAAAGTGGTGTCCATGCAGGCTCGTCTGAACCTGGAGAACACGGACTACAAGAAGACCGCAAAGATCACATGGCTGGCTGACACAAACAGTGCCCCCCTGCTGCCCACCATCTGTGTCAACTACCAGCCTCTCATCTCCAAAGCCATCATCACCAAAGACGATGACTTCAAAGATTACATCAACAAAAGCAGCAAG ttggaggagaagatgtttgGAGATCCCTGTCTGAAAAGCTTGAAGAAAGGGGACATTATCCAGCTCCAGAGACGGGGCTTCTACATCTGTGACCAACCCTATGAGCCAGTCAG TCCTAACAGCTGTAAGGAGAGTCCCTGTGTCCTGCTCTACATTCCTGACGGACACGTCAAGGAGATGCCGACATCTGGATCTAAGGACAAGAGCAAGAGCCAGACAtccagcaacaaa TCTGCCACCCCCGCCAAGGCTGCCTCAACCTCCGCCCCAGCGCCTGCCCCAGCGTCAACCTCAGCTGGGGACTTGTTCTCGAGCATTGTAGCACAAGGTGAAATTGTCCGTCAGCTTAAGACTGCCAAGGCTCCTAAAGATGAAGTGGACAAGGCTGTTCAGCAGCTGCTTTCTCTAAAG gccCAGTTTAAGCAGCAGACAGGTACGGACTACAAGCCGGGCATGGCCCCTCCCACCTCCACTCCAGCCCCACCCGCCCCGTCAACAGACCCCACCTCCTGTCCGTTCACACGTGTCAGCCAGCAGGGCGAGCTGGTCAGGAAACTGAAGGCAGAGAAGGCACCCAAG GACCAGGTTGATGCTGCAGTGAAACAGCTGCTCGTCCTGAAAGCAGAGTACAAACAGATCACAGGCCAGGAGTACAAGCCTGGAGCGGCCCCAGCCCAGGCAGCCCCAGTCCCCGCCCCAGCCAAGGCAGCCCCAGTCCCCGCCCCAGCCCAGAACAGCCCCAGTCCTGCCCCTGCTGCCTCCGGCCTCTATGAGAGGGTTGCTGAGCAGGGAGAGGTGGTGAGGAAACTCAAGGCCTCAAAGGCCTCAAAG GATGAAGTAGACGCTGCAGTGAAGCAACTGTTGGCCGTAAAGGCAGAGTATAAACAGCAGACTGGACAGGATTACAAACCAGGATTACAAGTCCCAGCCAGCCCTGCCCAGACCCAGTCCACCTCATCCCCAGAGACCCAGAAACTGTTCTCAGAGGTGGCCCAACAGGGAGAGCTGGTGAGAAAGTTAAAGTCAGAGAAGGCCCCCAAG GACCAGGTGGATGAAGCTGTAAAAAGACTCCTGGACCTGAAGACCAAGTACAAGGCGCTTACTGGAGAGGACTACAAACCAGTGGCAGCTGCTGGAGCCACTGGAGGAGAGGACAAAAACCGCAAGGAGAGGGAGAACAAGTCTGAGAAACAAGGAGcaggaggggcaggaggagggaagaagggTAAAGGAGACAAGGGTGGCCAGGGCAAGGAGGCCtcgggaggagcaggaggcgcAGGAGAGGGTCAAGGACCTAAGAAACAAACACG GTTGGGCTTGGAGGCCAAGAAAGAGGAGAACCTGGCTGACTGGTACTCTCAG GTCATCACTAAATCGGAGATGATTGAGTACTATGATGTTAGCGGCTGCTATGTGCTGCGACCCTGGTCCTACTCCATCTGGGAGACTATTAAAGACTTCTTTGACCGGGAGATTAAGAAACTGGGTGTGGAGAACTGCTACTTCCCCATGTTCGTCTCTCAGGCCGCCCTGGAGAAGGAAAAGTCCCACATTGAAGACTTTGCTCCAGAG GTTGCCTGGGTAACACGGTCAGGAAAGACTGAGCTGGCCGAGCCCATTGCTGTCAGACCCACCAGTGAGACAG TCATGTACCCTGCCTACGCTAAATGGGTCCAGTCCCACAGAGACCTGCCAATCAAACTCAACCAGTGGTGTAATGTCGTG AGATGGGAGTTCAAACACCCTCAGCCCTTCCTGAGGACAAGAGAGTTCTTGTGGCAGGAGGGACACACGGCCTTTGCCACCAAAGAGGAGGCAGCTGAGGAG GTGCTTCAGATCCTGGATCTGTACGCCAGGGTGTACGAGGAGCTGATGGCGATCCCCGTGGTGAAGGGGAGGAAGACGGAGAAGGAGAAGTTTGCAGGAGGAGATTACACCACCACTGTGGAGGCATTCGTCTCCGCCAGCGGCCGAGCCATTCAG GGTGCAACATCCCACCATCTGGGTCAGAacttctccaagatgtttgagATTGTGTTCGAGGACCCGAAGAGGCCAGGTGAGAAACAGCTGGCTTTCCAGAACTCATGGGGACTCACAACCAGGACCATCGGTGTCCTCACCATGGTCCACGGAGACAACATGGGACTCGTACTGCCACCCAGGGTGGCCTgcctgcag GTGGTCATCATCCCCTGTGGGATCACTGTCTCCCTGccagagcaggagaaggaggcagTGTTGACCCAGTGCTCTAAATACCTCAGCAGGCTGGTGGATGCTGGCATCCGGGTGAAGACTGATGTCAGAGACAACTACTCCCCAGGCTGGAAGTTCAACCACTGGGAACTCAAG GGAGTTCCTATCCGTCTGGAAGTGGGTCCTAAAGATATGCAGCAGCGTCAGTGTGTGGCGGTGAGGAGAGACTCGGGTGCGAAGATGACGATCCCCGAGGCTGATGTGGAAAAGAAGCTGCTCGCCATTTTGGAAGACATCCAGAGCAGCCTGTTCAAGAA agccTCAGAGGACCTGAAGAGCAACATGGTGGCTTGTGACACAATGGAACAGTTCCAGAAAAACTTGGACCAGGGCAAG ATTGCCCAGATCCCATTCTGTGGAGGAATTGAGTGCGAGGATTGGATCAAGAAAACCACTGCCAA GGACCAGGACCTGGAACCTGGAGCTCCGTCCATGGGAGCCAAGAGCCTCTGTATCCCCTTCTCCCCCCTGAAGACGCTGCAGCCCGGTCAGATGTGCATCAGCGGCAAGGAGCCTGCCCAGTACTACACCCTGTTTGGACGCAGCTACTAA
- the eprs1 gene encoding bifunctional glutamate/proline--tRNA ligase isoform X1, translated as MALNLTINASNPPLGALLAAEHVKSSVQVSVEEGKDTRLHVSDAIQFSDANSISRYLARVAPALGLYGANMMEQTEVDHWLEFSARRLCGQSGLTSALGELDKALSLRTFLVGHAITLADLSVWAALKGHGGWPSQGKSFSHVNRWFSFLSSQVPFTAVGNKYASKKAPMSKSNSDEKKQDVGKFVDLPGAEMGKVVVRFPPEASGYLHIGHAKAALLNQHYQVTFKGKLIMRFDDTNPEKEKEDFEKVILEDLSMLQIHPDQFTYTSDHFPIIMKFADQLLAEGKAYIDDTPPEQMKQEREQRAESKCRNNTVEQNTKMWAEMKAGTEYGQTCCMRAKLDMSSNNGCLRDPTLYRCKNTPHPRTGKTYKVYPTYDFACPIVDSLEGVTHALRTTEYHDRDEQFYWIINALRLRKPYIWEYARLNLNNTVLSKRKLTWFVDQGYVDGWDDPRFPTVRGVLRRGMTVEGLKQFIAAQGGSRSVVNMEWDKIWAFNKKVIDPVAPRYTALSSSYAVPVSVPEAAEETKDVAKHPKNTEVGMKKVWYGPRVLIEGADAETISEGETVTFINWGNLIITKINKGADGKVVSMQARLNLENTDYKKTAKITWLADTNSAPLLPTICVNYQPLISKAIITKDDDFKDYINKSSKLEEKMFGDPCLKSLKKGDIIQLQRRGFYICDQPYEPVSPNSCKESPCVLLYIPDGHVKEMPTSGSKDKSKSQTSSNKSATPAKAASTSAPAPAPASTSAGDLFSSIVAQGEIVRQLKTAKAPKDEVDKAVQQLLSLKAQFKQQTGTDYKPGMAPPTSTPAPPAPSTDPTSCPFTRVSQQGELVRKLKAEKAPKDQIDVAVKQLLALKVEFKKLTGQDYKPGMAPSTPASSAPSPATTSSSSSSSPSGLYERVAQQGELVRKLKSEKAPKDQVDAAVKQLLVLKAEYKQITGQEYKPGAAPAQAAPVPAPAKAAPVPAPAQNSPSPAPAASGLYERVAEQGEVVRKLKASKASKDEVDAAVKQLLAVKAEYKQQTGQDYKPGLQVPASPAQTQSTSSPETQKLFSEVAQQGELVRKLKSEKAPKDQVDEAVKRLLDLKTKYKALTGEDYKPVAAAGATGGEDKNRKERENKSEKQGAGGAGGGKKGKGDKGGQGKEASGGAGGAGEGQGPKKQTRLGLEAKKEENLADWYSQVITKSEMIEYYDVSGCYVLRPWSYSIWETIKDFFDREIKKLGVENCYFPMFVSQAALEKEKSHIEDFAPEVAWVTRSGKTELAEPIAVRPTSETVMYPAYAKWVQSHRDLPIKLNQWCNVVRWEFKHPQPFLRTREFLWQEGHTAFATKEEAAEEVLQILDLYARVYEELMAIPVVKGRKTEKEKFAGGDYTTTVEAFVSASGRAIQGATSHHLGQNFSKMFEIVFEDPKRPGEKQLAFQNSWGLTTRTIGVLTMVHGDNMGLVLPPRVACLQVVIIPCGITVSLPEQEKEAVLTQCSKYLSRLVDAGIRVKTDVRDNYSPGWKFNHWELKGVPIRLEVGPKDMQQRQCVAVRRDSGAKMTIPEADVEKKLLAILEDIQSSLFKKASEDLKSNMVACDTMEQFQKNLDQGKIAQIPFCGGIECEDWIKKTTAKDQDLEPGAPSMGAKSLCIPFSPLKTLQPGQMCISGKEPAQYYTLFGRSY; from the exons ATGGCGTTAAATCTCACCATCAACGCAAGCAACCCGCCTTTAG GGGCGCTTCTGGCAGCAGAGCACGTGAAGAGCAGCGTGCAGGTATCAGTGGAGGAAGGCAAAGACACCCGGCTTCATGTCTCAGA TGCGATCCAGTTCAGTGATGCCAACTCCATCAGTCGATATTTGGCTCGGGTGGCTCCTGCTCTCGGTCTCTACGGAGCCAACATGATGGAGCAGACTGag GTCGACCACTGGCTGGAGTTCAGTGCTCGGCGTCTGTGTGGTCAGTCCGGTTTGACTTCTGCACTGGGTGAACTAGATAAGGCCCTTTCCCTGCGGACCTTCCTGGTTGGCCATGCCATCACTCTGGCTGACCTTTCTGTCTGGGCTGCCCTCAAAG GTCACGGAGGATGGCCAAGCCAGGGAAAATCCTTCTCCCATGTCAATCGCTGGTTTTCTTTCCTGAGCTCACAGGTTCCCTTCACTGCTGTGGGCAACAAATATGCCAGTAAGAAGGCGCCAATGAGCAAATCCAAC TCGGACGAGAAGAAGCAGGATGTTGGCAAGTTTGTGGATTTGCCAGGAGCTGAGATGGGCAAAGTGGTGGTTCGATTCCCCCCTGAGGCCAGCGG ATACCTGCACATCGGCCATGCCAAGGCTGCTCTGCTCAACCAGCACTACCAGGTCACATTTAAGGGCAAGCTCATCATGCGCTTTGACGACACCAACCccgagaaggagaaggaggacttTGAGAAG gTCATTCTGGAAGATCTTTCCATGCTCCAGATCCATCCAGACCAGTTCACCTACACCAGCGACCATTTTCCCATCATAATGAAATTTGCTGATCAGCTGCTTGCCGAGGGCAAGGCCTACATCGACGACACGCCTCCTGAGCAGATGaagcaggagagggagcagcGCGCAGAGTCCAAATGCAGAAACAACA cGGTGGAACAGAACACGAAGATGTGGGCGGAGATGAAAGCTGGGACAGAGTACGGTCAGACCTGCTGCATGAGAGCCAAGCTTGACATGAGCTCCAACAACGGCTGCTTGAGAGACCCCACCCTCTACCGCTGCAAGAACACCCCCCACCCTCGCACTGGAAAAACCTACAA aGTCTACCCAACATACGACTTTGCCTGTCCCATTGTGGACAGTTTGGAGGGTGTGACCCATGCTCTCAGGACAACTGAGTACCACGACCGCGACGAGCAGTTCTACTGGATAATTAACGCCCTGCGCCTCAGGAAGCCTTACATCTGGGAGTACGCCCGACTCAACCTCAACAACACAGTGCTGTCCAAGAGGAAGCTCACCTGGTTTGTCGACCAGGGATACGTTGACGGATG GGACGACCCTCGCTTCCCCACTGTCAGAGGGGTCCTGAGGAGAGGAATGACCGTTGAGGGTCTGAAACAGTTCATAGCAGCCCAG GGTGGATCAAGGTCGGTGGTGAACATGGAGTGGGACAAGATCTGGGCCTTCAATAAGAAG gTTATTGATCCCGTAGCTCCCAGGTACACGGCTCTGTCCAGCTCCTACGCGGTGCCTGTTTCTGTcccagaggctgcagaggagaccAAGGATGTGGCCAAACACCCCAAG AACACAGAGGTGGGCATGAAGAAGGTTTGGTATGGACCTCGAGTTCTGATTGAAGGCGCTGATGCTGAGACGATCTCAGAGGGAGAGACTGTCACCTTCATCAACTGGGGCAACCTCATCATCACCAAGATAAACAA AGGAGCTGATGGTAAAGTGGTGTCCATGCAGGCTCGTCTGAACCTGGAGAACACGGACTACAAGAAGACCGCAAAGATCACATGGCTGGCTGACACAAACAGTGCCCCCCTGCTGCCCACCATCTGTGTCAACTACCAGCCTCTCATCTCCAAAGCCATCATCACCAAAGACGATGACTTCAAAGATTACATCAACAAAAGCAGCAAG ttggaggagaagatgtttgGAGATCCCTGTCTGAAAAGCTTGAAGAAAGGGGACATTATCCAGCTCCAGAGACGGGGCTTCTACATCTGTGACCAACCCTATGAGCCAGTCAG TCCTAACAGCTGTAAGGAGAGTCCCTGTGTCCTGCTCTACATTCCTGACGGACACGTCAAGGAGATGCCGACATCTGGATCTAAGGACAAGAGCAAGAGCCAGACAtccagcaacaaa TCTGCCACCCCCGCCAAGGCTGCCTCAACCTCCGCCCCAGCGCCTGCCCCAGCGTCAACCTCAGCTGGGGACTTGTTCTCGAGCATTGTAGCACAAGGTGAAATTGTCCGTCAGCTTAAGACTGCCAAGGCTCCTAAAGATGAAGTGGACAAGGCTGTTCAGCAGCTGCTTTCTCTAAAG gccCAGTTTAAGCAGCAGACAGGTACGGACTACAAGCCGGGCATGGCCCCTCCCACCTCCACTCCAGCCCCACCCGCCCCGTCAACAGACCCCACCTCCTGTCCGTTCACACGTGTCAGCCAGCAGGGCGAGCTGGTCAGGAAACTGAAGGCAGAGAAGGCACCCAAG GACCAGATTGATGTAGCAGTGAAGCAGCTCCTCGCTCTCAAGGTGGAGTTTAAAAAGCTGACCGGTCAAGATTACAAACCAGGGATGGCCCCCTCCACTCCTGCgtcttctgctccttctcccgcgaccacctcctcttcctcttcctcttctccctcgGGCCTGTATGAGCGCGTGGCACAACAGGGGGAGCTTGTGAGGAAACTGAAGTCTGAAAAAGCCCCCAAG GACCAGGTTGATGCTGCAGTGAAACAGCTGCTCGTCCTGAAAGCAGAGTACAAACAGATCACAGGCCAGGAGTACAAGCCTGGAGCGGCCCCAGCCCAGGCAGCCCCAGTCCCCGCCCCAGCCAAGGCAGCCCCAGTCCCCGCCCCAGCCCAGAACAGCCCCAGTCCTGCCCCTGCTGCCTCCGGCCTCTATGAGAGGGTTGCTGAGCAGGGAGAGGTGGTGAGGAAACTCAAGGCCTCAAAGGCCTCAAAG GATGAAGTAGACGCTGCAGTGAAGCAACTGTTGGCCGTAAAGGCAGAGTATAAACAGCAGACTGGACAGGATTACAAACCAGGATTACAAGTCCCAGCCAGCCCTGCCCAGACCCAGTCCACCTCATCCCCAGAGACCCAGAAACTGTTCTCAGAGGTGGCCCAACAGGGAGAGCTGGTGAGAAAGTTAAAGTCAGAGAAGGCCCCCAAG GACCAGGTGGATGAAGCTGTAAAAAGACTCCTGGACCTGAAGACCAAGTACAAGGCGCTTACTGGAGAGGACTACAAACCAGTGGCAGCTGCTGGAGCCACTGGAGGAGAGGACAAAAACCGCAAGGAGAGGGAGAACAAGTCTGAGAAACAAGGAGcaggaggggcaggaggagggaagaagggTAAAGGAGACAAGGGTGGCCAGGGCAAGGAGGCCtcgggaggagcaggaggcgcAGGAGAGGGTCAAGGACCTAAGAAACAAACACG GTTGGGCTTGGAGGCCAAGAAAGAGGAGAACCTGGCTGACTGGTACTCTCAG GTCATCACTAAATCGGAGATGATTGAGTACTATGATGTTAGCGGCTGCTATGTGCTGCGACCCTGGTCCTACTCCATCTGGGAGACTATTAAAGACTTCTTTGACCGGGAGATTAAGAAACTGGGTGTGGAGAACTGCTACTTCCCCATGTTCGTCTCTCAGGCCGCCCTGGAGAAGGAAAAGTCCCACATTGAAGACTTTGCTCCAGAG GTTGCCTGGGTAACACGGTCAGGAAAGACTGAGCTGGCCGAGCCCATTGCTGTCAGACCCACCAGTGAGACAG TCATGTACCCTGCCTACGCTAAATGGGTCCAGTCCCACAGAGACCTGCCAATCAAACTCAACCAGTGGTGTAATGTCGTG AGATGGGAGTTCAAACACCCTCAGCCCTTCCTGAGGACAAGAGAGTTCTTGTGGCAGGAGGGACACACGGCCTTTGCCACCAAAGAGGAGGCAGCTGAGGAG GTGCTTCAGATCCTGGATCTGTACGCCAGGGTGTACGAGGAGCTGATGGCGATCCCCGTGGTGAAGGGGAGGAAGACGGAGAAGGAGAAGTTTGCAGGAGGAGATTACACCACCACTGTGGAGGCATTCGTCTCCGCCAGCGGCCGAGCCATTCAG GGTGCAACATCCCACCATCTGGGTCAGAacttctccaagatgtttgagATTGTGTTCGAGGACCCGAAGAGGCCAGGTGAGAAACAGCTGGCTTTCCAGAACTCATGGGGACTCACAACCAGGACCATCGGTGTCCTCACCATGGTCCACGGAGACAACATGGGACTCGTACTGCCACCCAGGGTGGCCTgcctgcag GTGGTCATCATCCCCTGTGGGATCACTGTCTCCCTGccagagcaggagaaggaggcagTGTTGACCCAGTGCTCTAAATACCTCAGCAGGCTGGTGGATGCTGGCATCCGGGTGAAGACTGATGTCAGAGACAACTACTCCCCAGGCTGGAAGTTCAACCACTGGGAACTCAAG GGAGTTCCTATCCGTCTGGAAGTGGGTCCTAAAGATATGCAGCAGCGTCAGTGTGTGGCGGTGAGGAGAGACTCGGGTGCGAAGATGACGATCCCCGAGGCTGATGTGGAAAAGAAGCTGCTCGCCATTTTGGAAGACATCCAGAGCAGCCTGTTCAAGAA agccTCAGAGGACCTGAAGAGCAACATGGTGGCTTGTGACACAATGGAACAGTTCCAGAAAAACTTGGACCAGGGCAAG ATTGCCCAGATCCCATTCTGTGGAGGAATTGAGTGCGAGGATTGGATCAAGAAAACCACTGCCAA GGACCAGGACCTGGAACCTGGAGCTCCGTCCATGGGAGCCAAGAGCCTCTGTATCCCCTTCTCCCCCCTGAAGACGCTGCAGCCCGGTCAGATGTGCATCAGCGGCAAGGAGCCTGCCCAGTACTACACCCTGTTTGGACGCAGCTACTAA
- the LOC139200258 gene encoding lactoylglutathione lyase-like gives MSDKGLSDEAAAAACKDGDPVTKDFMMQQTMLRVKDPVKSLDFYTRILGMTLLQKFDFPSMRFSLFFLGYEDKKEIPADVKEKTAWTFSRRATIELTHNWGSESDESQSYHNGNSDPRGFGHIGIAVPDVYAACKLFEEQGVTFVKKPDDGKMKGLAFIQDPDGYWIEILSPNNMVSITS, from the exons ATGAGCGACAAAGGTCTGTCAGACGAGGCGGCGGCAGCAGCTTGTAAAGATGGAGACCCGGTGACCAAG GATTTCATGATGCAGCAGACTATGCTGCGGGTCAAAGATCCAGTTAAATCCTTGGATTTCTACACCAGAATCCTCGGCATGAC GCTCCTGCAAAAGTTTGACTTCCCCTCCATgcgtttctctctcttcttcttggGCTACGAGGACAAGAAGGAGATTCCTGCAGATGTGAAGGAAAAGACGGCCTGGACCTTTTCCAGAAGAGCCACCATCGAGCTGACACA TAACTGGGGCTCCGAGTCTGACGAGAGCCAGTCGTATCACAATGGAAACTCTGATCCACGTGGCTTTG GTCACATTGGAATCGCGGTTCCTGACGTCTATGCAGCCTGCAAATTGTTTGAAGAGCAAGGAGTCACATTTGTCAAGAAGCCAGATGACG GTAAAATGAAAGGCCTGGCCTTCATTCAGGACCCCGACGGGTACTGGATTGAGATCCTGAGTCCCAACAACATGGTGTCCATTACCTCCTAA